CATTTTTACATCCTTTTTGAATGCATGGAAAACTTTAAAAaccaaaaattttattttatatagttGATTATTTAAAGTAATTCTAAATTTGTGGatcttaaaaataaatcgatacactattatatatatcggagcaaaaataaaataacagAAAACGATAAATGGATAGAAATactataaattaatatacaaaaaaaattgcattATTAAAAGATTCTTCCATTTGAATACTACTTTTTTTTGGGAGcatgaataattattttttcttcattctgttttttattcaataaattttatatacataagttacaataaaacatttaaaattaaaaaaggcAGCGTCAAGGCGAGTCTAACCAAATATGACtgcaaaaaatgaaaagtaaaaaattaatattataaatggGGACGAATGGCAATTGCTTTAGGGACTCTAAATAAGTAGGcacaattttttcataatttttatagttaCTGCTTGATGCTCCTCCAGGTGGTTGGTTTACTTTTACATTCGTTCTTCTGTCCGATTGAGTTGACATTTTGTTAGCATCTGCATTTCCAGCAGCTTCTGCATTTGGAGTCATCTGTGATCCGGTATTTCCTTGCCTGACTCGaagtttttcattttcttcactAATATCTATAcccatttataaaaaaagaaataacattatgaataaacaataaaatggtatcgaaaaaaatgtatatatgtttacACACTGCACAATGCTTATAATATGTTCTGCCTTAGATACGATAAGCGTATTTTATCATTCATTTCTTACAATTTCCAAATGATAGTGTGGAGTTCCCCCCAGGTGCATTTGTCACTCTGGTGCTCGATCGATTTTTAATGAAAGGATTATCATTTACGTCTATAAAAAaggtaaatataaaattgataaaatgTGGGCCCCGATAATGTAAAAGTATTAGCAAAcatttacattattatataacacTTCACAAGTTCTTATAACAGTAAGAGTAATCAAAAGGTGGAGGACAAACAAATGATagtcatatataatacaccTTCCATGAAAAACGCACACACCAACTAGCCAATACAAACACAAAAAACAGAAAATCTACACTagtaattattattaaaaagaaatatgaaAGGATATAGTATTCCATattaatatgcatacatacaCACATgtatacacacatataattaaaaaaataagcttACCCATTTTGTGATATTATAAGAATACAAGTGATAaaagttaattttttttaattttatattctatatattgtttaaaatataagtcatatatatattatgtatttttttcgtttgatatttatttttacaaaatatatgctcttaaaataatcaatattatttaaaaaaaaataaatgtaaagaaattaaataaataaacattgCATAATTAGAAgccaattttaaattaacactaacatatgcatactttgctttatttttattttttgtccCCTTATTTtgcttttaattttattattattttttttttttttaaatatcaCTTGaccaaaatttaaaaaaataaaagccctatcaataatttaaaataaatatctacacaaatttatatgtcTCTTAAAAAGCATAGCAAaagtttttttcataatgcTTATACCAATAAAACTGTttacacaaaaatatattttaaataaagtcaatttttaaaataataaacattttgcgaaatatttattttttttttatcatatcgCTTTAACATAAGCCCATGCtcaataaattattaacatacATAATTTGTAAAAACTACGAAATATGTCTAagcaaattttaattatatatattaacaaatgGCATTATTCAATCATTATTCCTACACAAGccttttaatttcttttaacTTAATGCTATTTCCCTCTTTTCAAcctttacaaaaaaatatataatgtgtGTGTTTTAAGCTTACTTTTTATTAGCTCCATATTCTGctttgatgaaaatataaacccTTATATGGACACAAAGAAAAgcataattaaattataaaaaaatattttaccttatgaaatgtttattttaataaaataatccaacataataatataaccTTATGTTGGGTAAATATCCTTTCTTACATACTTTTTTCATActcttatttattaatatataaatatacacatatattttatcacatCCAAATCGTACTATAATTAATACCAAtgacaaaaagaaaagctTCTCATTATGTAACCCTTATCTTTtcaatgtattttttttcacaactTTTATGGGCCTCTTCAACATTTCCATAATCCATTTCAGTTCATAAatcatcatttatttacaaACAAATATGTTCTTATACGTTTTAAAGTATTTGGCTagcttatatataatattaaaaaatatatatatacaaacagctatatttttaaaaaatcaatattattaaactaacatatttattaccaagggaaataaatatatactagcTTAATTATACaggtttaaaaaaaatttacacgctttctattttttcaaattttttataaaatttaaatcttTAAAAGTcaacataaaataattatattataaccTAAAAGCCGAGTACAATTTCCAGTGGTATACATTATTTGATAcgtcataaaaatattataaatatgatagatatagagaaatataaaacaaattatcattttagaatatttaaaaaaatatacaattaataattaactattaaaaataatacaagtTAGGTTCTGTAGTGTAGTGGTTAGCACTGCAGACTCTGACTCTGCAAACCTGGGTTCGAATCCCAGCAGGacctttttttctttttcaattctaaaatttatttaaatttaaatattgtttttcctgcctatattttatagaaGAAAACCTGTGTGTGATAGTTATACCaaccatatttataataaagaataacttattaaaatttttttttatttcatatatcgaaaaattatatagcCAAATAACTGGGTTTACTAATTCAAactctttatttttttcacttcGAGCATTTCAATGTTTTCCCATTTCTTATAGGGacgtataatatatatacatattttatttctcttAAATGGACAATATTTTAAGtatcaaataatacaaGTAATAATTCATGCATGTTGTAAATTTGcgtgtaaaaaaaaatgaaaacaaaaattaagtgaaataaatatgaataatatgaaaatgataataatgcCACATTAtctttgcatatattaaaaatgattcaTATAAAAGCTATGAGAAAATACGTTCcattatagaaaaaaaaattatgtttaaataattttttataacttattaattaattgacatattttattttttaagtagtatataaaaagaattttCTCTTATTAATTTGCCTACATTTTTGATAgttctattattatatgtgtatatatgtttattttcttttctatattcaatgatttatatattaaataagaTAAAGTAAGCAAAAACATCAAAATAGAAATAgcttaaaatatattattgagcattcattttaaaatgtacttttttaattctactaaaaaaatgtgtgtaTAAAGAAttgtatattcattttgaaaactagccaaaaaaatatatatatacatatatagcTAACTGGTGAAATCGTAAAGAGAAAACTACAAATTAAAACTAAAGCCTAATTTAACGCAAAAGCTTAAATGCTTTATTACattaattttgataaaaaaaattattacattgCTTATACTCTAAAGGAATTACTAATAATATAGTATATTCgctaaaaacaaaaaagaaacgAAGATATACCGATAAATAGAACTAGCACACATGAATCTCTTAATACTCCCTTGCTTCGTCccatattttaatacttTATCGTATTATTGCGGATTGTAGATTATGCTAAAAACACGCgcacacacacatatatatactgtTTCGATAAGAAATAcgtataaaatatagacccacacaataaatgaatttttacCTTAATGTATTTGaagaaatagaaaatatacTAGAAAAATGTAATCATGATACctacttaaaaatatgtaacgccatagaatatattaaaaaaaactacaAAGGTGAAATCGATGAGCTAGCGATaccaaataaaaagttttcgaaaaaaaaaaaaaataacgcAAATGATATTAACAACCTGAACAGCAAGGTAAATAACACCACCACTGAAAATGCCAATCATAATAAAACGAAAAGGGGAAGGAAAGGGGCGAAATTAGAATGTGTTAACAGTATAAGAAATTATTTCAAAGTAGTTAAACCTGAATTAAGTGATTTAAATGGACCTGATACAAATGCAAATACAGTTATCGGtgataataacaataaaacCGTGTCcccaataaatatttttttcctttatgGGAATTTTaacattataataattatttattatatattatataaattaaaactttttaatgataacctatttataaatgataacaACAGAACTAGTTACGCTAGCAACAGTAATAATAccataaatattatcaataaTAGCAATAATCCtgatttttccatttttaacaacaaaaatatatctcaTATAATTTGCCTACAATTAAAAGACAATTTTTTAGACAATATTAATGATGTATTGAAAGATATGTTAACAACTCCGAAATCaaattcttttaaaatttttatttttgaagcttttcattttttaccTGTACAGTtcagaaaaatatttataaataaagctataaaaagtaaaaacttaatatttattcacAGCAATAGTTATTTAAGTGACTCTTTTATAAGCAATTGTTTGTATATTAGAATTCCTAAGCCCAATCaagatttatttaataaccATATTTTAAGTgttatgcaaaaaaaatataaaattgatttttacaaaaatgaaataaaaaataataatattcaaaatgaaaatattcaagatttaaaacaatatacCGAAAATGCTATAAATAGCTGTAATTATGATCTTCCACTAATATTggtaataatttatttaatacaacttaataattttcctgatataaataaaattattaaattaattataaattcaaacattaaaaaattaataaatactaTACATAAGTGTATTATGAGCACACATTCGTTTATATCAAtcagaaatattttatattcaattCTTTTGACCTACAATTTTGacatacataattttttaaatattttttgtaaccaattaatttcatttcataaatataatgataattataaaaaagaattatattctttattttctgaATATTCGTATTATTGTGCAATACATGATAATCATATTTGCACACTGGAAAATCTagttttgaaaattattacaatcgagaaaaaatatgtcgATACAACACATAATCATTGTATTGTTATGACGGATGAAACGGAAGCAATTAATACTAGCCGTAATTCTGGAaccatttaaattttgtatataatccGAAACGTTTCAAACACACATATCCACATTATTCCCACTAGTTCTCACAATCTACAgcatcataatattttattgagTACTAAGGGGGATATACGTAGTATATATGTGTTCATGTTTTATGcgtatgttttattttcatatagaTACTATTCAATTTAtacatttctttttttttttcaaacttATATCACATTATCTTCTatcctatttttatattactgCTTTtgatttatgcatattttatgtacataataaaacaataattatattttaaaaagacattatttttatcaaattgtTGGAAATCGAAAAATGagagttaaaaaaaatgaaaaaatttttaatcatttaaaataatgggaattttgaaaaatgtcgttcaaaattttttcgAACTTCCACATTATCcaaaattttcaattaattttttttcacacatatgaatttttaaatactacaaaaaaaatacaatataaaaaatatgtaataataaaatgtttgtTAAACAAATGAATGAATTCGGCAAAACTTGTAAATTTAATGAACAAACAAGTTTAACCACTTCTTCTATaatagaagaaaataatttaaaaatagcaTATCTATGCATCcttctattttattaaaactaAAACTGTGTCTTGTTACAATACATACTTATAGTTGTGTACATATTTGTAACTCCTTTATCCTGTGCAGAAATTATCGATATCTTTTCACTTCGTTCTCCTACTTCTTCCCTGTTTGAGACCACGAAACTATTCGTTCTCGTAAGCTATTCGgatctttttcttttctataaataataaaagtgaaaaacaatatatatataaatgttacatagaatgcataaaaaacaatCACAATTTTCAACAATTTTTGCATTTCTTACTGTTTCCattattccttttttttgcGCGCTTCGGGTAATTGCCATCTATATCTTCTGTTTCATCTCCATCCGATATTTGACCCGATTCTTgtagtttttttatatactcaTTATCGACATATtcttttacatattttttttttttctttttcccTTTCTTCATCAGTTTTTCGTCCTTAAACTGTTCCTCATCATCGTCTTCTTCCTCTTCTTCATCGTCGTCGTCGTCATCGTCCTCTTCTTCGTCATCATCATCGTCGTCGTCATCATCATCTTCATCATCCTCCTCGTCATCCTCCTCGTCATCCTCCTCGTCATCCTCCTCGTCATCATCatcttcatcatcatcCTCGTCCTCATCATCTTCGTCCTCATCCTCATCATCCTCTTCTTCATCATCCTCTTCATCCTCTTCCTCGTCGTCCTCCTCTTCTATTTCCTCCATCTCCTCTCCAAGCTGcttcttctttttctttcccACATTACTCACTTCAATTTCAGAAAATATCTTAGCCAATTCAGACtccttattttttatttttttttttggggttaaaaatttataaagatTTCCATAAACCCCTGTATTTAGTCGATTTATTAATTCAGCTTCgacattatttaaaatattggCAGCTTTCAATGCTTTATTTTCTCTTGTTCTATCTCTTCTTtctgttttcttttttattggaactaattttaattgtttttgTAAAACAAGTTTCCTActtctttttaaaatttctttGATTCGTATATACCTTTTcatgcattttttaatttgtttaatattatgtgtatgtttcatttctttataaataatattaaaggattcctttttatttaaagtaAGAGATATCTTACTCCATAACTCACTAGGTAAATGTGCTCGTTCTGggcattttaaatataaatatatttcaccTTTATCTAATATTACAGTACCATATACACTATTACTTAATGGGCAATTTACTTTTGTACATAAACCTGTAACATTATAATCATTTAAACAAAACATTTGCTGTTctgttttctttttgaaGGAACATTTCCCTTGCCCTAATATTTCCCAAGTAACTGAATCATTATACATTTTCGTAAActgtttattatatttttaaaatacttTATTTAACAGCTAAATGTAACCCCCACTATTTAGCATATacaatactttttttttacgatataagaattttaaattgtttataaaacaaCATATTCAGTTTGATTAACTTACTTAGTTCCTCtctacatatatatcacataaaaattgtttatattcaaattttgTCTTCATACCATTTCCTTATATTCTTTCTCTTCCTCATAaatgtacatataatatatgtatattatatattcagGTATTTGCTAATTtatagaatatataaattaaaaaaagttaaaaaaaaattatccttacaacataatattattctttCCATTCAgcttttttgaaaaatgctgttttatttttattattattttttaaagcttctttatttttataactattccttttttttacaaaaataattaaaaaaatctataaaattgcaataccttttttttttaattatatatcaatttaatatatttttatatgcatataaaaaatataggatGGAAAGAATTACGgccatttttcattttaaattattcaaaaaaataaatatttacttattaaatttaaaatattattgtcaaatatgtataaaattgtatcCTCATTCTGtttacaatatttatatatattcttatcTTCTATTCAttacattttcatttcatattttactacaaaaagaaaaagaaattatgTCCCTCTTTTTCAATTTAGTATTTCCTATAAATATGACCAAAACTTAACTAGCCaaatttaagaaaaaaaaaaaaaaaaaaaaaaatactttctcatatttttttaaaaatttacaaaaaataatgataatattttattaacaaaatattataagtCTATCCCAAAGAATAATACTAAATATACcgtctatatatatgccatatattatatatgcaatttttttttttttactatccCTAAGCAAATTGAAATaaacttttaaaaacattttcctgctttattatacttacttttttttaaataaaaataacaatttagACTAAAATTACTTTTCAATAAAGTTGcaaaatttatacaaaCCAAAAATTAGCTACATGggaatgtatatatatagttataaacacaaaaataaaataataaactaatttaataataatt
This portion of the Plasmodium chabaudi chabaudi strain AS genome assembly, chromosome: 3 genome encodes:
- a CDS encoding protein MAK16, putative, coding for MYNDSVTWEILGQGKCSFKKKTEQQMFCLNDYNVTGLCTKVNCPLSNSVYGTVILDKGEIYLYLKCPERAHLPSELWSKISLTLNKKESFNIIYKEMKHTHNIKQIKKCMKRYIRIKEILKRSRKLVLQKQLKLVPIKKKTERRDRTRENKALKAANILNNVEAELINRLNTGVYGNLYKFLTPKKKIKNKESELAKIFSEIEVSNVGKKKKKQLGEEMEEIEEEDDEEEDEEDDEEEDDEDEDEDDEDEDDDEDDDDEEDDEEDDEEDDEEDDEDDDDDDDDDDEEEDDDDDDDEEEEEDDDEEQFKDEKLMKKGKKKKKKYVKEYVDNEYIKKLQESGQISDGDETEDIDGNYPKRAKKRNNGNKKKKIRIAYENE